In one window of Macadamia integrifolia cultivar HAES 741 chromosome 2, SCU_Mint_v3, whole genome shotgun sequence DNA:
- the LOC122062460 gene encoding protein LAZY 1 isoform X2 has translation MKLLGWVHRKFRQNSCDPFKDFGLGYSCNCLSGQPSLNEGYGSHHIRQSQKERVIGKSFAGVEAVAVEEDDFEDESSEAISELFHGLLTIGTLGSDPVTADPGTPTFAISVENITEKETEVTENDLKLINDELEKVLGSQAKDDGYRTSSARSSQVSTITLSGKQMEGTDSNVNGAAVCPLQGYLFGSPIELPETTVAKKEHRTSLGELFQRSKMADENPTGKHEREEKPTEKEVEKSGIHLMKMLKRRMLNASSKSSTAAASDSVSAEKKLRKILHMFHRKVHPDPPTVTKKLSKSHKYENKNKIPRDQAYSNGDRPLPDEDVMIFSQRAISKVQRYKNHLNTTQIALDGNDSNGNRECWIKTDADYLVLEL, from the exons ATGAAA TTACTGGGTTGGGTGCACCGGAAGTTCCGGCAAAATAGTTGTGACCCATTCAAGGATTTTGGACTCG GCTACTCTTGTAATTGTCTTTCAGGGCAGCCATCACTCAATGAGGGCTATGGCTCGCATCACATACGGCAGTCCCAGAAAGAAAGGGTCATCGGGAAATCATTTGCTGGAGTGGAAGCTGTGGCAGTGGAAGAAGACGATTTCGAAGATGAGTCTTCAGAAGCAATATCCGAACTCTTCCACGGCCTCCTCACAATAGGTACTCTTGGTTCAGACCCAGTCACTGCAGACCCTGGAACACCTACCTTTGCCATCTCTGTAGAGAACATAACTGAAAAAGAAACTGAGGTAACCGAGAATGATCTTAAGCTCATCAATGATGAGCTAGAAAAGGTTCTAGGTTCCCAAGCCAAGGACGATGGGTACAGAACCTCATCAGCAAGGAGCAGTCAAGTTAGCACCATTACCCTAAGTGGCAAGCAAATGGAAGGAACTGACTCTAATGTCAACGGAGCAGCAGTCTGCCCACTCCAAGGATATCTCTTTGGCTCTCCCATTGAGCTGCCAGAAACAACAGTGGCAAAAAAGGAACACCGAACATCACTTGGGGAGCTCTTTCAGAGAAGCAAAATGGCAGATGAGAATCCAACAGGGAAACATGAAAGGGAGGAGAAGCCAACGGAGAAGGAAGTGGAGAAATCAGGTATTCATCTCATGAAGATGCTTAAGCGCCGGATGCTCAACGCTTCTTCTAAGAGCTCTACCGCTGCTGCTTCTGATTCTGTTTCAGCTGAGAAGAAACTTCGTAAG ATCCTACATATGTTTCATCGCAAAGTTCATCCAGACCCCCCAACTGTTACGAAAAAGTTGAGCAAGTCCCACAAGTatgaaaacaagaacaaaatccCTCGTGATCAAGCCTACAGCAATGGAGATCGGCCGCTCCCAGATGAAGATGTAATGATATTTTCCCAGAGAGCCATCTCAAAGGTTCAGCGTTACAAGAATCACTTGAACACAACCCAAATTGCACTTGATGGCAATGATTCAAATGGGAACAGGGAGTGCTGGATCAAAACAGATGCAGACT ATCTGGTTCTGGAGCTGTAG
- the LOC122062482 gene encoding ABC transporter I family member 11, chloroplastic isoform X2, with the protein MGTLFSPLPLASKLLEPYSITVSVKSDSSSRLRNSKALRVSCDYCCIEVRDVSYRPPGTQYNLLNGVSLSLPEKSFGLVFGRSGSGKTTLLQLLAGLNKPTSGSICLQRYGSDGQPNQLPELLPPERVGIVFQFPERYFLADTVLDEVTFGWPRQKGGFPLKEQLALRLQTAINWVGLSGISLDEDPHSLSGGYKRRLALAIQLVQIPDLLVLDEPLAGLDWKARTDVVKLLKHLKKKLTILVVSHDLNELSSLVDHSWRMEMGGVLKEEPLPV; encoded by the exons ATGGGTACTCTGTTCTCACCACTCCCGTTGGCTTCGAAATTGCTCGAGCCTTATTCGATTACAGTCTCAGTCAAATCAGATTCCAG TTCGCGTCTCAGAAACTCCAAAGCATTGAGAGTCTCCTGCGATTACTGTTGTATCGAA GTTAGGGATGTTAGTTATCGACCCCCTGGAACCCAGTACAACCTTTTGAATGGAGTTAGTCTTTCCCTTCCTGAGAAAAG TTTTGGATTGGTGTTTGGACGAAGTGGAAGTGGAAAAACAACTCTCTTGCAG CTTCTTGCTGGGTTAAACAAACCAACATCGGGGTCCATATGTCTTCAAAGATATGGAAGTGATGGGCAGCCAAATCAGCTACCTGAATTATTACCTCCAGAGAGAGTTGGCATTGTTTTTCAGTTTCCTGAGAG GTATTTCCTGGCAGACACAGTACTTGATGAAGTTACATTTGGGTGGCCAAGGCAGAAGGGAGGCTTTCCGTTGAAGGAACAGCTTGCTTTGAGACTCCAAACAGCAATTAATTGG GTTGGACTCAGTGGGATATCATTGGATGAAGATCCTCACTCTCTAAGTGGTGGTTATAAGCGTCGTCTTGCCCTGGCAATTCAATTG gTACAAATCCCAGACTTGTTGGTGTTGGATGAGCCTCTTGCTGGTCTAG ATTGGAAGGCTCGTACAGATGTTGTAAAGTTGCTAAAGCACCTAAAGAAGAAGCTAACTATACTCGTTGTTAGCCATGATCTCAA CGAGTTATCATCTTTGGTGGATCATTCATGGAGGATGGAAATGGGTGGGGTCCTAAAGGAAGAGCCTCTACCAGTTTAG
- the LOC122062482 gene encoding ABC transporter I family member 11, chloroplastic isoform X1: MGTLFSPLPLASKLLEPYSITVSVKSDSSSSRLRNSKALRVSCDYCCIEVRDVSYRPPGTQYNLLNGVSLSLPEKSFGLVFGRSGSGKTTLLQLLAGLNKPTSGSICLQRYGSDGQPNQLPELLPPERVGIVFQFPERYFLADTVLDEVTFGWPRQKGGFPLKEQLALRLQTAINWVGLSGISLDEDPHSLSGGYKRRLALAIQLVQIPDLLVLDEPLAGLDWKARTDVVKLLKHLKKKLTILVVSHDLNELSSLVDHSWRMEMGGVLKEEPLPV, encoded by the exons ATGGGTACTCTGTTCTCACCACTCCCGTTGGCTTCGAAATTGCTCGAGCCTTATTCGATTACAGTCTCAGTCAAATCAGATTCCAG CAGTTCGCGTCTCAGAAACTCCAAAGCATTGAGAGTCTCCTGCGATTACTGTTGTATCGAA GTTAGGGATGTTAGTTATCGACCCCCTGGAACCCAGTACAACCTTTTGAATGGAGTTAGTCTTTCCCTTCCTGAGAAAAG TTTTGGATTGGTGTTTGGACGAAGTGGAAGTGGAAAAACAACTCTCTTGCAG CTTCTTGCTGGGTTAAACAAACCAACATCGGGGTCCATATGTCTTCAAAGATATGGAAGTGATGGGCAGCCAAATCAGCTACCTGAATTATTACCTCCAGAGAGAGTTGGCATTGTTTTTCAGTTTCCTGAGAG GTATTTCCTGGCAGACACAGTACTTGATGAAGTTACATTTGGGTGGCCAAGGCAGAAGGGAGGCTTTCCGTTGAAGGAACAGCTTGCTTTGAGACTCCAAACAGCAATTAATTGG GTTGGACTCAGTGGGATATCATTGGATGAAGATCCTCACTCTCTAAGTGGTGGTTATAAGCGTCGTCTTGCCCTGGCAATTCAATTG gTACAAATCCCAGACTTGTTGGTGTTGGATGAGCCTCTTGCTGGTCTAG ATTGGAAGGCTCGTACAGATGTTGTAAAGTTGCTAAAGCACCTAAAGAAGAAGCTAACTATACTCGTTGTTAGCCATGATCTCAA CGAGTTATCATCTTTGGTGGATCATTCATGGAGGATGGAAATGGGTGGGGTCCTAAAGGAAGAGCCTCTACCAGTTTAG
- the LOC122060222 gene encoding cellulose synthase-like protein H1 isoform X1, with protein MDNSLSLPLQERIGRKTTLKKAIELIIFFLLLALLSYRLLSFKNNSVTNGIVWYLAFLCELWFTFIWLLTINIKWNPLQYKTYPQHLLHQVLDLPPVDLFLTTADPVLEPPIITVNTVLSLLALDYPTHKLACYVSDDGASPLTFYALFQASIFAKLWVPFCKKYNVQVRAPFMYFSDEPNKAVGDLSPEFRLEWRKIKNEYVQLCHKIEEAVQKGVPCELTGEFAGFSGIERRNHAGIVKVIWENRENVPDELPHLVYVSREKRVEDPHHFKAGAMNALTRVSGVITNSPFMLNVDCDMFVNNPHVILHAMCIMLGLEKEIESGFVQYPQKFYGGLKDDPFGNQFDIANKYIMPGLLGLQGSIYVGTGCIFRRKAIYGLPPDEAETEGRNLDVLNGKSLEVLRRKFGDSIEFAESAAQILYGKNEGINHPPNLSSSIEAAIRVTNSVYESHTHWGTKVGWSYGSITEDMLTGMRIHAKGWRSIYSDLDPPAFLGRTPTSGPVIVTLMKRWATGFLEIMFSSRSPILVTFTAKLQFRQCLAYLSILLWGLYSLPEFCYAILPAYSIFTNTHFLPKVSEPAILIPGTLFIIFNLYNLLEYIQCNLSVRAWWNNQRMARITTSTAFLFGLLSVIPKLLGFSETVFEVTPKSQSISSPSCNGVGAADAESGWFAFDDSPVFVPAIALLFVNLIALIVSFFTGSWLCLGEIICSTWVVLSFLPFLKGLFRKGIYGIPSSTICKSTALALLFVHFSRKWGFKD; from the exons atggataattctctctctcttcctctgcaAGAGAGAATCGGTCGTAAAACCACCCTAAAGAAAGCCATAgaactcatcatcttcttcctcctccttgcTCTCCTCTCATATCGTCTCCTCTCTTTTAAAAACAACAGTGTCACCAATGGCATTGTTTGGTATCTGGCCTTCCTCTGCGAGTTATGGTTCACCTTCATCTGGCTCCTAACCATTAATATCAAATGGAACCCTCTTCAATACAAAACATATCCCCAACACCTCTTACACCAGGTTCTAGACCTTCCCCCTGTGGATTTGTTTCTAACCACAGCAGACCCTGTCCTTGAGCCACcaatcatcacagtcaacaCTGTACTCTCCTTGTTGGCTCTTGATTACCCAACTCACAAGCTCGCTTGCTACGTATCTGATGATGGTGCTTCCCCTCTTACATTCTATGCTCTCTTCCAAGCTTCCATCTTTGCAAAGCTTTGGGTTCCTTTCTGTAAGAAGTATAATGTTCAAGTCAGAGCCCCTTTTATGTATTTCTCCGATGAGCCTAACAAAGCCGTCGGCGATCTCTCACCGGAGTTCCGACTGGAATGGAGAAAGATTAAG AATGAATATGTACAACTTTGCCATAAAATTGAAGAGGCGGTTCAAAAAGGCGTTCCATGTGAGTTGACAGGGGAATTTGCAGGTTTCTCAGGAATAGAACGAAGAAACCATGCTGGCATAGTTAAG GTTATATGGGAGAACAGGGAAAATGTTCCAGATGAGCTTCCACATCTGGTATACGTGTCTCGCGAGAAGCGTGTAGAGGACCCACATCATTTCAAAGCTGGAGCAATGAACGCATTG ACTAGAGTCTCAGGAGTGATAACCAACTCCCCTTTTATGCTCAATGTTGATTGCGACATGTTCGTAAACAATCCGCATGTTATTCTTCATGCTATGTGTATCATGCTTGGTCTTGAGAAAGAAATTGAAAGTGGCTTTGTTCAGTATCCACAAAAATTCTATGGAGGCCTTAAGGATGACCCATTTGGAAATCAATTTGATATCGCAAACAAA TACATAATGCCTGGATTGCTAGGACTGCAAGGATCAATATATGTTGGAACGGGATGCATTTTTAGGAGAAAAGCCATTTATGGGTTACCACCGGATGAAGCGGAAACTGAAGGAAGAAATCTTGATGTACTTAATG GAAAATCACTTGAAGTACTACGAAGAAAGTTTGGAGATTCAATTGAATTTGCAGAGTCAGCAGCTCAAATATTATATGGGAAAAATGAAGGAATAAATCATCCACCCAATCTGTCCAGCTCTATTGAGGCAGCAATCCGAGTAACAAATTCTGTATATGAGTCTCATACTCACTGGGGTACAAAG GTGGGTTGGTCCTATGGATCTATTACAGAAGACATGTTAACAGGAATGAGGATTCATGCAAAAGGTTGGAGATCCATCTACTCTGATTTGGACCCACCCGCATTTCTCGGGCGCACACCCACTAGTGGACCCGTTATTGTGACCCTGATGAAGAGATGGGCTACTGGTTTTCTAGAGATCATGTTCAGCAGTAGAAGTCCCATCCTTGTCACTTTCACTGCAAAGCTTCAGTTCAGACAATGCTTGGCCTATCTTTCCATACTGCTTTGGGGACTATACTCTCTACCCGAGTTCTGCTATGCTATATTGCCCGCATACAgtatcttcaccaacactcatTTCCTGCCTAAG GTCTCTGAACCAGCTATATTGATTCCGGGTAcccttttcattatttttaaccTCTACAATCTATTGGAGTACATCCAATGTAACCTCTCAGTCAGGGCATGGTGGAACAACCAGAGAATGGCAAGGATAACAACCTCAACTGCATTCTTATTTGGACTCCTTAGTGTCATTCCAAAGCTGTTAGGGTTTTCAGAGACTGTTTTTGAAGTTACACCAAAGTCTCAAAGCATTTCAAGTCCCAGCTGCAATGGAGTTGGTGCTGCAGATGCCGAAAGTGGCTGGTTTGCCTTCGATGATTCACCGGTGTTCGTGCCGGCGATAGCTCTTTTGTTTGTGAATTTGATTGCCCTCATTGTGAGCTTCTTTACTGGGTCATGGCTGTGCCTAGGTGAGATCATTTGCAGTACATGGGTGGTGCTAAGCTTCTTGCCTTTCCTTAAAGGACTCTTTAGGAAAGGAATTTATGGGATCCCATCATCCACCATATGCAAATCAACTGCTCTGGCATTACTCTTTGTGCACTTCTCAAGGAAATGGGGTTTTAAAGATTAA
- the LOC122062460 gene encoding protein LAZY 1 isoform X1 has translation MKLLGWVHRKFRQNSCDPFKDFGLGYSCNCLSGQPSLNEGYGSHHIRQSQKERVIGKSFAGVEAVAVEEDDFEDESSEAISELFHGLLTIGTLGSDPVTADPGTPTFAISVENITEKETEVTENDLKLINDELEKVLGSQAKDDGYRTSSARSSQVSTITLSGKQMEGTDSNVNGAAVCPLQGYLFGSPIELPETTVAKKEHRTSLGELFQRSKMADENPTGKHEREEKPTEKEVEKSGIHLMKMLKRRMLNASSKSSTAAASDSVSAEKKLRKILHMFHRKVHPDPPTVTKKLSKSHKYENKNKIPRDQAYSNGDRPLPDEDVMIFSQRAISKVQRYKNHLNTTQIALDGNDSNGNRECWIKTDADYLVLEL, from the exons ATGAAA TTACTGGGTTGGGTGCACCGGAAGTTCCGGCAAAATAGTTGTGACCCATTCAAGGATTTTGGACTCG GCTACTCTTGTAATTGTCTTTCAGGGCAGCCATCACTCAATGAGGGCTATGGCTCGCATCACATACGGCAGTCCCAGAAAGAAAGGGTCATCGGGAAATCATTTGCTGGAGTGGAAGCTGTGGCAGTGGAAGAAGACGATTTCGAAGATGAGTCTTCAGAAGCAATATCCGAACTCTTCCACGGCCTCCTCACAATAGGTACTCTTGGTTCAGACCCAGTCACTGCAGACCCTGGAACACCTACCTTTGCCATCTCTGTAGAGAACATAACTGAAAAAGAAACTGAGGTAACCGAGAATGATCTTAAGCTCATCAATGATGAGCTAGAAAAGGTTCTAGGTTCCCAAGCCAAGGACGATGGGTACAGAACCTCATCAGCAAGGAGCAGTCAAGTTAGCACCATTACCCTAAGTGGCAAGCAAATGGAAGGAACTGACTCTAATGTCAACGGAGCAGCAGTCTGCCCACTCCAAGGATATCTCTTTGGCTCTCCCATTGAGCTGCCAGAAACAACAGTGGCAAAAAAGGAACACCGAACATCACTTGGGGAGCTCTTTCAGAGAAGCAAAATGGCAGATGAGAATCCAACAGGGAAACATGAAAGGGAGGAGAAGCCAACGGAGAAGGAAGTGGAGAAATCAGGTATTCATCTCATGAAGATGCTTAAGCGCCGGATGCTCAACGCTTCTTCTAAGAGCTCTACCGCTGCTGCTTCTGATTCTGTTTCAGCTGAGAAGAAACTTCGTAAG ATCCTACATATGTTTCATCGCAAAGTTCATCCAGACCCCCCAACTGTTACGAAAAAGTTGAGCAAGTCCCACAAGTatgaaaacaagaacaaaatccCTCGTGATCAAGCCTACAGCAATGGAGATCGGCCGCTCCCAGATGAAGATGTAATGATATTTTCCCAGAGAGCCATCTCAAAGGTTCAGCGTTACAAGAATCACTTGAACACAACCCAAATTGCACTTGATGGCAATGATTCAAATGGGAACAGGGAGTGCTGGATCAAAACAGATGCAGACT ATCTTGTTCTGGAGCTGTAG
- the LOC122062482 gene encoding ABC transporter I family member 11, chloroplastic isoform X3, giving the protein MSLRWDLWNPSFCSIFTMVIDAPLVVSSYSLPNGFGLVFGRSGSGKTTLLQLLAGLNKPTSGSICLQRYGSDGQPNQLPELLPPERVGIVFQFPERYFLADTVLDEVTFGWPRQKGGFPLKEQLALRLQTAINWVGLSGISLDEDPHSLSGGYKRRLALAIQLVQIPDLLVLDEPLAGLDWKARTDVVKLLKHLKKKLTILVVSHDLNELSSLVDHSWRMEMGGVLKEEPLPV; this is encoded by the exons ATGTCTCTTAGGTGGGACCTGTGGAACCCCTCCTTTTGTTCCATATTCACTATGGTCATAGATGCGCCATTGGTAGTCTCTTCTTACAGTCTGCCCAATGG TTTTGGATTGGTGTTTGGACGAAGTGGAAGTGGAAAAACAACTCTCTTGCAG CTTCTTGCTGGGTTAAACAAACCAACATCGGGGTCCATATGTCTTCAAAGATATGGAAGTGATGGGCAGCCAAATCAGCTACCTGAATTATTACCTCCAGAGAGAGTTGGCATTGTTTTTCAGTTTCCTGAGAG GTATTTCCTGGCAGACACAGTACTTGATGAAGTTACATTTGGGTGGCCAAGGCAGAAGGGAGGCTTTCCGTTGAAGGAACAGCTTGCTTTGAGACTCCAAACAGCAATTAATTGG GTTGGACTCAGTGGGATATCATTGGATGAAGATCCTCACTCTCTAAGTGGTGGTTATAAGCGTCGTCTTGCCCTGGCAATTCAATTG gTACAAATCCCAGACTTGTTGGTGTTGGATGAGCCTCTTGCTGGTCTAG ATTGGAAGGCTCGTACAGATGTTGTAAAGTTGCTAAAGCACCTAAAGAAGAAGCTAACTATACTCGTTGTTAGCCATGATCTCAA CGAGTTATCATCTTTGGTGGATCATTCATGGAGGATGGAAATGGGTGGGGTCCTAAAGGAAGAGCCTCTACCAGTTTAG
- the LOC122060222 gene encoding cellulose synthase-like protein H1 isoform X2, translating to MDNSLSLPLQERIGRKTTLKKAIELIIFFLLLALLSYRLLSFKNNSVTNGIVWYLAFLCELWFTFIWLLTINIKWNPLQYKTYPQHLLHQVLDLPPVDLFLTTADPVLEPPIITVNTVLSLLALDYPTHKLACYVSDDGASPLTFYALFQASIFAKLWVPFCKKYNVQVRAPFMYFSDEPNKAVGDLSPEFRLEWRKIKNEYVQLCHKIEEAVQKGVPCELTGEFAGFSGIERRNHAGIVKTRVSGVITNSPFMLNVDCDMFVNNPHVILHAMCIMLGLEKEIESGFVQYPQKFYGGLKDDPFGNQFDIANKYIMPGLLGLQGSIYVGTGCIFRRKAIYGLPPDEAETEGRNLDVLNGKSLEVLRRKFGDSIEFAESAAQILYGKNEGINHPPNLSSSIEAAIRVTNSVYESHTHWGTKVGWSYGSITEDMLTGMRIHAKGWRSIYSDLDPPAFLGRTPTSGPVIVTLMKRWATGFLEIMFSSRSPILVTFTAKLQFRQCLAYLSILLWGLYSLPEFCYAILPAYSIFTNTHFLPKVSEPAILIPGTLFIIFNLYNLLEYIQCNLSVRAWWNNQRMARITTSTAFLFGLLSVIPKLLGFSETVFEVTPKSQSISSPSCNGVGAADAESGWFAFDDSPVFVPAIALLFVNLIALIVSFFTGSWLCLGEIICSTWVVLSFLPFLKGLFRKGIYGIPSSTICKSTALALLFVHFSRKWGFKD from the exons atggataattctctctctcttcctctgcaAGAGAGAATCGGTCGTAAAACCACCCTAAAGAAAGCCATAgaactcatcatcttcttcctcctccttgcTCTCCTCTCATATCGTCTCCTCTCTTTTAAAAACAACAGTGTCACCAATGGCATTGTTTGGTATCTGGCCTTCCTCTGCGAGTTATGGTTCACCTTCATCTGGCTCCTAACCATTAATATCAAATGGAACCCTCTTCAATACAAAACATATCCCCAACACCTCTTACACCAGGTTCTAGACCTTCCCCCTGTGGATTTGTTTCTAACCACAGCAGACCCTGTCCTTGAGCCACcaatcatcacagtcaacaCTGTACTCTCCTTGTTGGCTCTTGATTACCCAACTCACAAGCTCGCTTGCTACGTATCTGATGATGGTGCTTCCCCTCTTACATTCTATGCTCTCTTCCAAGCTTCCATCTTTGCAAAGCTTTGGGTTCCTTTCTGTAAGAAGTATAATGTTCAAGTCAGAGCCCCTTTTATGTATTTCTCCGATGAGCCTAACAAAGCCGTCGGCGATCTCTCACCGGAGTTCCGACTGGAATGGAGAAAGATTAAG AATGAATATGTACAACTTTGCCATAAAATTGAAGAGGCGGTTCAAAAAGGCGTTCCATGTGAGTTGACAGGGGAATTTGCAGGTTTCTCAGGAATAGAACGAAGAAACCATGCTGGCATAGTTAAG ACTAGAGTCTCAGGAGTGATAACCAACTCCCCTTTTATGCTCAATGTTGATTGCGACATGTTCGTAAACAATCCGCATGTTATTCTTCATGCTATGTGTATCATGCTTGGTCTTGAGAAAGAAATTGAAAGTGGCTTTGTTCAGTATCCACAAAAATTCTATGGAGGCCTTAAGGATGACCCATTTGGAAATCAATTTGATATCGCAAACAAA TACATAATGCCTGGATTGCTAGGACTGCAAGGATCAATATATGTTGGAACGGGATGCATTTTTAGGAGAAAAGCCATTTATGGGTTACCACCGGATGAAGCGGAAACTGAAGGAAGAAATCTTGATGTACTTAATG GAAAATCACTTGAAGTACTACGAAGAAAGTTTGGAGATTCAATTGAATTTGCAGAGTCAGCAGCTCAAATATTATATGGGAAAAATGAAGGAATAAATCATCCACCCAATCTGTCCAGCTCTATTGAGGCAGCAATCCGAGTAACAAATTCTGTATATGAGTCTCATACTCACTGGGGTACAAAG GTGGGTTGGTCCTATGGATCTATTACAGAAGACATGTTAACAGGAATGAGGATTCATGCAAAAGGTTGGAGATCCATCTACTCTGATTTGGACCCACCCGCATTTCTCGGGCGCACACCCACTAGTGGACCCGTTATTGTGACCCTGATGAAGAGATGGGCTACTGGTTTTCTAGAGATCATGTTCAGCAGTAGAAGTCCCATCCTTGTCACTTTCACTGCAAAGCTTCAGTTCAGACAATGCTTGGCCTATCTTTCCATACTGCTTTGGGGACTATACTCTCTACCCGAGTTCTGCTATGCTATATTGCCCGCATACAgtatcttcaccaacactcatTTCCTGCCTAAG GTCTCTGAACCAGCTATATTGATTCCGGGTAcccttttcattatttttaaccTCTACAATCTATTGGAGTACATCCAATGTAACCTCTCAGTCAGGGCATGGTGGAACAACCAGAGAATGGCAAGGATAACAACCTCAACTGCATTCTTATTTGGACTCCTTAGTGTCATTCCAAAGCTGTTAGGGTTTTCAGAGACTGTTTTTGAAGTTACACCAAAGTCTCAAAGCATTTCAAGTCCCAGCTGCAATGGAGTTGGTGCTGCAGATGCCGAAAGTGGCTGGTTTGCCTTCGATGATTCACCGGTGTTCGTGCCGGCGATAGCTCTTTTGTTTGTGAATTTGATTGCCCTCATTGTGAGCTTCTTTACTGGGTCATGGCTGTGCCTAGGTGAGATCATTTGCAGTACATGGGTGGTGCTAAGCTTCTTGCCTTTCCTTAAAGGACTCTTTAGGAAAGGAATTTATGGGATCCCATCATCCACCATATGCAAATCAACTGCTCTGGCATTACTCTTTGTGCACTTCTCAAGGAAATGGGGTTTTAAAGATTAA
- the LOC122062460 gene encoding protein LAZY 1 isoform X3, protein MKLLGWVHRKFRQNSCDPFKDFGLGQPSLNEGYGSHHIRQSQKERVIGKSFAGVEAVAVEEDDFEDESSEAISELFHGLLTIGTLGSDPVTADPGTPTFAISVENITEKETEVTENDLKLINDELEKVLGSQAKDDGYRTSSARSSQVSTITLSGKQMEGTDSNVNGAAVCPLQGYLFGSPIELPETTVAKKEHRTSLGELFQRSKMADENPTGKHEREEKPTEKEVEKSGIHLMKMLKRRMLNASSKSSTAAASDSVSAEKKLRKILHMFHRKVHPDPPTVTKKLSKSHKYENKNKIPRDQAYSNGDRPLPDEDVMIFSQRAISKVQRYKNHLNTTQIALDGNDSNGNRECWIKTDADYLVLEL, encoded by the exons ATGAAA TTACTGGGTTGGGTGCACCGGAAGTTCCGGCAAAATAGTTGTGACCCATTCAAGGATTTTGGACTCG GGCAGCCATCACTCAATGAGGGCTATGGCTCGCATCACATACGGCAGTCCCAGAAAGAAAGGGTCATCGGGAAATCATTTGCTGGAGTGGAAGCTGTGGCAGTGGAAGAAGACGATTTCGAAGATGAGTCTTCAGAAGCAATATCCGAACTCTTCCACGGCCTCCTCACAATAGGTACTCTTGGTTCAGACCCAGTCACTGCAGACCCTGGAACACCTACCTTTGCCATCTCTGTAGAGAACATAACTGAAAAAGAAACTGAGGTAACCGAGAATGATCTTAAGCTCATCAATGATGAGCTAGAAAAGGTTCTAGGTTCCCAAGCCAAGGACGATGGGTACAGAACCTCATCAGCAAGGAGCAGTCAAGTTAGCACCATTACCCTAAGTGGCAAGCAAATGGAAGGAACTGACTCTAATGTCAACGGAGCAGCAGTCTGCCCACTCCAAGGATATCTCTTTGGCTCTCCCATTGAGCTGCCAGAAACAACAGTGGCAAAAAAGGAACACCGAACATCACTTGGGGAGCTCTTTCAGAGAAGCAAAATGGCAGATGAGAATCCAACAGGGAAACATGAAAGGGAGGAGAAGCCAACGGAGAAGGAAGTGGAGAAATCAGGTATTCATCTCATGAAGATGCTTAAGCGCCGGATGCTCAACGCTTCTTCTAAGAGCTCTACCGCTGCTGCTTCTGATTCTGTTTCAGCTGAGAAGAAACTTCGTAAG ATCCTACATATGTTTCATCGCAAAGTTCATCCAGACCCCCCAACTGTTACGAAAAAGTTGAGCAAGTCCCACAAGTatgaaaacaagaacaaaatccCTCGTGATCAAGCCTACAGCAATGGAGATCGGCCGCTCCCAGATGAAGATGTAATGATATTTTCCCAGAGAGCCATCTCAAAGGTTCAGCGTTACAAGAATCACTTGAACACAACCCAAATTGCACTTGATGGCAATGATTCAAATGGGAACAGGGAGTGCTGGATCAAAACAGATGCAGACT ATCTTGTTCTGGAGCTGTAG